The nucleotide window AGGCGCCGCGCGCGCTGCGCGGGGGCAACACGCACTACAGCGGCGGGCTCCTCCGCATCGCCTTCGACCGTCCCGACGATCTTCGCGCCCTCGTGCCCGACGCCGAGCGCGAGGTCCCGGGCTTCTACGCGGGCGTCGAGCCCTACCCGCACCGGCTCTTCATGGCCGATCTGCTCCGCGTCACCGACGGGCGCACCGATCCCGAGCTGGCCGAGCTGCTCATCGGCCGCTCCTACGACACCGCGTGCTGGATGGCCCGCAAGGGCATCGAGATGGAGCCCGCGGTCTCGCTCTCCGCGGTGAAGGTCGGCGATACGTTCAAGTGGTCGCCCGGCGCGGTCATCCGGGCCCGGCACGAAGGCATCGGGCTCTCCGCGATGTGGTTCCGGGTCGCCGAGCATGACGGCGTCGAGGTGCGCTACGACACCGCGGTGGTGCGCCTGCTGCAGGACCGCCGCGGCCACGTCACCGGCGTGGGCGTGCAGGGGCCGGACGGCTTCGCCGAGATCTCCGCGACGGCGGTGGTGCTGGGCTGCGGCGGCTTCGAGGCGAATCCCGAATGGCGGGCGCGCTACCTCGGACGGCCCTGGGACCACGCCAAGGTGCGCGGCACGCGCTACAACACGGGCGACGGCCTCCGCATGGCGATGGCGCTGGGGGCCCTGCCCCACGGCCAGTGGACCGGCTGCCACTCCACCCCGATCGACGCCGGCGCCCCGCCGCACGGCGACCGCAAGCTCACCGACAAGACCAACCGCCTCTCGTACCCCTACGGCGTGCTCGTCAACGCGCGCGGCCTGCGCTTCTTCGACGAGGGCGAGGACTTCCAGTTCTACACGTACGCGAAGCTCGGCGGCATCATCCTGAACGAGCCGGGCGGCATCGGCTGGCAGATCTTCGACGCCAAGGTCACGCACCTGCTGGAGGGCCGTTACAAG belongs to Candidatus Methylomirabilota bacterium and includes:
- the tcuA gene encoding FAD-dependent tricarballylate dehydrogenase TcuA; this encodes MSDYDVIVVGAGNAALAAAVSAREQGAARVLALEKAPRALRGGNTHYSGGLLRIAFDRPDDLRALVPDAEREVPGFYAGVEPYPHRLFMADLLRVTDGRTDPELAELLIGRSYDTACWMARKGIEMEPAVSLSAVKVGDTFKWSPGAVIRARHEGIGLSAMWFRVAEHDGVEVRYDTAVVRLLQDRRGHVTGVGVQGPDGFAEISATAVVLGCGGFEANPEWRARYLGRPWDHAKVRGTRYNTGDGLRMAMALGALPHGQWTGCHSTPIDAGAPPHGDRKLTDKTNRLSYPYGVLVNARGLRFFDEGEDFQFYTYAKLGGIILNEPGGIGWQIFDAKVTHLLEGRYKTGTPLSADSLDTLADKLPLDRAACRRTLEAYNAAVTDGRFDPTVRDGLATRGLPLPKSNWAQRLDAPPYVAYPVTGGITFTFGGVRVNDRAQVLSTSFTPIPGLYACGEMVGGLFHGNYPGGTGLMSGAVFGRLAGAQAAGQ